The following proteins come from a genomic window of Ilumatobacter coccineus YM16-304:
- a CDS encoding ATP-dependent DNA ligase, which produces MLFDELAAASQAVAATTKRNDKVMALADALRRCAPDEIVPAVAFLTGTTPLGRIGVGWSTLADVSATPAADASWTVGDVDRRLRAIESLHGDGVGAARRDALAELLDAATEREQRLLRGILSGELRQGALAGVMTTAVAKAADVPVAAVRRASMMAGDLGAAAHAALVGGIEALDAVSLQPLRPVQPMLASAGSSVADAFSGADAVQVDWKLDGIRLQAHRRGNDVGLFTRNLNEVTDRLPGVVEVVRSLPGGDLVLDGEAMGLLDDGSPRRFQDTMGDFGADRPDDARPGEGRGDAIGAFFFDILHVDGSPVHDEALSTRRELLAATVPDTARLPSIITAEVAEAEAFLGRAIAAGHEGVMVKDLDQPYEAGRRGKGWRKVKPVHTLDLVVLAVEWGHGRRRGMLSNIHLGARASGESANEFVMVGKTFKGMTDEMLRWQTARFSDLKIGEGTGRERHVVYVEPVQVVEIAVDGVQVSTTYPGGVALRFARVKQYRHDKSADTADTIDAVRALL; this is translated from the coding sequence GTGCTGTTCGACGAACTGGCCGCGGCCTCGCAGGCCGTCGCTGCCACCACGAAGCGGAACGACAAGGTCATGGCGCTGGCCGACGCGCTCCGACGGTGCGCGCCCGACGAGATCGTGCCGGCGGTCGCGTTTCTCACCGGCACGACGCCGCTCGGCCGCATCGGCGTCGGCTGGTCGACGCTCGCCGATGTATCGGCGACACCGGCGGCCGACGCGTCGTGGACGGTCGGGGACGTCGATCGCCGGCTCCGAGCGATCGAGTCGCTGCACGGTGATGGCGTCGGTGCCGCGCGTCGCGATGCGCTGGCCGAACTCCTCGACGCTGCGACCGAGCGAGAGCAGCGGCTGCTCCGCGGCATTCTGAGTGGCGAGCTTCGCCAGGGGGCGCTCGCCGGGGTGATGACCACGGCGGTGGCCAAGGCCGCCGACGTGCCGGTCGCCGCCGTCCGCCGTGCGTCGATGATGGCCGGAGATCTCGGCGCGGCGGCGCACGCCGCGTTGGTCGGTGGGATCGAGGCTCTCGACGCCGTGTCGTTGCAGCCGCTGCGTCCGGTGCAGCCGATGCTCGCGAGCGCCGGGAGCAGCGTGGCCGATGCGTTCTCCGGGGCCGACGCCGTCCAGGTCGATTGGAAGCTCGACGGGATCCGACTGCAGGCGCACCGACGTGGAAACGACGTCGGGTTGTTCACGCGCAACCTCAACGAGGTGACCGATCGCCTGCCCGGCGTGGTCGAGGTGGTGCGGTCGCTGCCGGGCGGCGACCTGGTGCTCGACGGCGAGGCGATGGGCCTGTTGGACGACGGTTCGCCCCGACGCTTCCAGGACACGATGGGTGACTTCGGAGCCGATCGCCCCGACGACGCTCGGCCGGGGGAGGGACGCGGCGACGCGATCGGTGCGTTCTTCTTCGACATCTTGCACGTCGACGGATCTCCCGTCCACGACGAGGCGCTGTCGACCCGTCGCGAGTTGCTCGCTGCCACGGTCCCCGACACGGCGCGCCTGCCGTCGATCATCACCGCTGAAGTCGCCGAGGCCGAGGCGTTCCTCGGCCGCGCGATCGCTGCTGGCCACGAGGGCGTGATGGTGAAAGACCTCGATCAACCGTACGAAGCCGGTCGACGCGGGAAGGGCTGGCGCAAGGTCAAGCCCGTCCACACGCTCGACCTCGTGGTGCTGGCCGTCGAGTGGGGGCACGGCCGGCGCCGAGGGATGCTCTCGAACATCCATCTCGGTGCCCGTGCCAGCGGCGAGTCGGCCAACGAGTTCGTCATGGTCGGCAAGACGTTCAAGGGCATGACCGACGAGATGCTGCGTTGGCAGACCGCCCGATTCAGCGATCTGAAGATCGGTGAAGGCACCGGTCGGGAACGTCACGTCGTGTACGTCGAGCCGGTGCAGGTCGTCGAGATCGCGGTCGACGGGGTGCAGGTGTCGACGACGTATCCGGGCGGTGTCGCTCTGCGATTCGCGCGCGTCAAGCAGTATCGCCACGACAAGTCGGCCGACACCGCCGACACCATCGATGCCGTCCGAGCCCTGCTCTGA
- a CDS encoding 2-oxoacid:acceptor oxidoreductase subunit alpha: MTDMIERSDTAGDDRVLDHLVVRFAGDSGDGMQLTGDRFTSVSASFGNDLSTFPDFPAEIRAPAGTVNGVSAFQVNIADHEITTPGDEPNVLVAMNPAALKADLHRLQPGGTLIVNEDSFGERDLDKAGYTTDPGPNGEPVNPLEDGSLNGYRLLRVPMTSLTKEVCEPLGVKPRDAERSKNFFALGLVSWMYTRPTQPTEEWIEQKFAKNEQVVAANKAAFHAGFNFGETTEAVGHRYEVRPATLPPGEYTSITGNTALSWGLVAAGQLAKLPITLGSYPITPASDILHELSKHKHFGIRTVQAEDEIAAVGVALGAAFAGHLGITTTSGPGVALKSETISLGVAIELPMLIIDIQRGGPSTGLPTKTEASDLNMALNGRHGESPLPVIASYSPAQCFHAAIEAARIALKYRTPVILLSDGYLANGSEPWKLPDVATLPDISVPFATEMNHEDLEGNPEFWPYLRDENLARPWAIPGTPGLMHRVGGLEKKDGTGNIDYTPENHERMTELREAKVDMVAQDIPPTVVEGDADADVLVLGWGSTWAAIDAAVQRRRRAGVKVAKAHIMHLNPLPPDLEGLLRSYKRVILPELNRGQLAHHLRGKYLVDVTPLSKVQGLPFKSSEIEDAIDDAISSIEAEQNGAAS, from the coding sequence ATGACCGACATGATCGAACGGTCGGATACCGCGGGCGACGATCGGGTGCTCGATCACCTCGTCGTACGGTTCGCCGGCGACTCGGGCGACGGGATGCAACTGACCGGCGACCGGTTCACCTCGGTCAGCGCGTCGTTCGGCAACGACCTGTCGACGTTTCCCGACTTCCCAGCCGAGATCCGGGCACCGGCCGGCACCGTCAACGGCGTCTCGGCGTTCCAGGTCAACATCGCCGACCACGAGATCACCACGCCGGGCGACGAACCCAACGTACTCGTGGCGATGAACCCGGCGGCGCTCAAGGCCGACCTCCACCGTCTGCAACCGGGCGGCACGCTGATCGTCAACGAAGACTCCTTCGGCGAGCGCGACCTCGACAAGGCCGGGTACACGACCGACCCCGGACCGAACGGCGAACCGGTCAACCCGCTCGAAGACGGATCGCTCAACGGGTACCGCCTGCTCAGGGTTCCGATGACCAGCCTCACCAAAGAGGTGTGCGAGCCACTCGGCGTCAAGCCGCGCGACGCCGAGCGCTCGAAGAACTTCTTCGCCCTCGGTCTCGTGTCGTGGATGTACACCCGTCCGACGCAGCCGACCGAAGAATGGATCGAGCAGAAGTTCGCGAAGAACGAGCAGGTCGTCGCCGCCAACAAGGCGGCGTTCCACGCCGGCTTCAACTTCGGCGAGACCACCGAGGCCGTCGGCCACCGGTACGAGGTCCGGCCGGCCACCCTTCCGCCGGGCGAGTACACCAGCATCACCGGCAACACGGCCCTGTCGTGGGGCCTCGTCGCCGCCGGTCAGTTGGCGAAGCTGCCAATCACCCTCGGCTCGTACCCGATCACGCCGGCGTCCGACATCCTCCACGAGCTGTCGAAGCACAAGCACTTCGGCATCCGAACGGTGCAGGCCGAAGACGAGATCGCTGCGGTGGGCGTCGCGCTGGGCGCAGCGTTCGCCGGGCACCTCGGCATCACCACCACGAGTGGTCCCGGCGTCGCGCTGAAGAGCGAGACCATCTCGCTCGGCGTGGCGATCGAACTCCCGATGCTGATCATCGACATCCAACGCGGCGGCCCGTCGACCGGTCTGCCCACCAAGACCGAAGCGTCCGATCTCAACATGGCGCTCAATGGACGCCACGGCGAGTCGCCGCTCCCCGTCATCGCGTCGTACAGCCCGGCGCAGTGCTTCCACGCTGCGATCGAAGCCGCACGCATCGCTCTCAAGTACCGCACGCCGGTCATCCTCCTGTCCGACGGCTACCTCGCCAATGGCTCCGAGCCGTGGAAGCTGCCCGACGTCGCGACGCTGCCCGACATCTCGGTGCCGTTCGCCACCGAGATGAACCACGAAGACCTCGAGGGCAACCCCGAGTTCTGGCCGTACCTGCGAGACGAGAACCTCGCTCGACCGTGGGCCATCCCGGGCACGCCGGGGCTCATGCACCGTGTCGGCGGACTCGAGAAGAAGGACGGCACGGGCAACATCGACTACACGCCCGAGAACCACGAGCGGATGACCGAATTGCGCGAGGCCAAGGTCGACATGGTCGCCCAAGACATCCCGCCGACGGTCGTCGAGGGTGACGCCGACGCCGACGTGCTCGTCCTCGGCTGGGGCTCCACCTGGGCGGCGATCGACGCAGCCGTGCAACGCCGGCGACGCGCCGGCGTCAAGGTGGCCAAGGCGCACATCATGCACCTCAACCCACTGCCGCCCGATCTCGAAGGGCTGCTCCGCAGCTACAAGCGGGTCATCCTGCCCGAACTCAACCGCGGGCAGCTCGCCCATCACCTGCGGGGCAAATACCTCGTCGACGTCACGCCGCTGTCGAAGGTCCAGGGTCTGCCGTTCAAGTCGAGCGAGATCGAAGACGCCATCGACGACGCCATCTCCAGTATCGAAGCCGAGCAGAACGGAGCCGCATCATGA
- a CDS encoding 2-oxoacid:ferredoxin oxidoreductase subunit beta has translation MSTAQVAVTTKKDWTSDQEVRWCPGCGDYGILLAVQQLMPDLGVSPENTVFISGIGCSSRFPYYMNTYGMHSIHGRAPAIATGVATARPDLDVWVITGDGDGLSIGGNHLIHALRRNVNLNILMFNNRIYGLTKGQYSPTSEVGKVTKSTPMGSIDAPFNPLSVALGAEASFVARTHDLDRKHMQETFRAAHEHKGASFVEIYQNCNVFNDGQFDGVTKKASRDEMMIDLVHGEPILFGAERQRGVMQGSDGFLKLVDVADVGLDRILVHDESNSHPSLAFALARLNSDDHSPTPFGVFRNVDRPEYATGVAEQVMAASEQKGPGDLNDLLRSNGTWVV, from the coding sequence ATGAGCACCGCACAGGTCGCCGTCACCACGAAGAAGGACTGGACCAGCGACCAAGAGGTGCGTTGGTGCCCCGGTTGCGGCGACTACGGCATTTTGCTCGCCGTCCAGCAGCTCATGCCCGACCTCGGCGTGTCGCCCGAGAACACGGTGTTCATCTCGGGCATCGGCTGCTCCAGCCGGTTCCCGTACTACATGAACACCTACGGCATGCACTCGATCCACGGCCGAGCCCCGGCGATCGCCACCGGTGTGGCCACCGCTCGTCCCGATCTCGACGTGTGGGTCATCACCGGCGATGGTGACGGACTCTCGATCGGTGGCAACCACCTGATCCACGCGCTCCGTCGCAACGTCAACCTCAACATCTTGATGTTCAACAACCGGATCTACGGCCTCACCAAGGGGCAGTACTCCCCCACGTCCGAGGTCGGCAAGGTCACCAAGTCGACGCCGATGGGGTCGATCGACGCGCCGTTCAACCCGCTGTCGGTCGCGCTCGGGGCCGAGGCCTCGTTCGTGGCACGCACCCACGACCTCGACCGCAAGCACATGCAAGAGACGTTCCGCGCCGCGCACGAGCACAAGGGCGCCTCGTTCGTCGAGATCTACCAGAACTGCAACGTGTTCAACGACGGACAGTTCGACGGGGTCACCAAGAAGGCCAGCCGTGACGAGATGATGATCGACCTGGTCCACGGCGAACCGATCCTGTTCGGCGCCGAACGGCAACGCGGCGTGATGCAGGGGTCCGACGGTTTCCTCAAGTTGGTCGACGTTGCCGACGTCGGCCTCGACCGCATCCTCGTGCACGACGAGTCGAACTCGCACCCGTCGCTCGCGTTCGCCCTCGCACGCCTCAACAGCGACGACCACTCACCCACGCCGTTCGGCGTGTTCCGCAACGTCGACCGCCCCGAGTACGCCACCGGAGTGGCCGAGCAGGTCATGGCAGCGAGTGAGCAGAAGGGTCCGGGCGATCTGAACGACCTGCTGCGCAGCAACGGCACCTGGGTCGTCTGA
- a CDS encoding ATP-dependent helicase, which produces MAISCAYCGGEHDRPAQVRQCWTDNGEQEVDLPSAEVPPPDDAAFLGNTAPPRSATASRPPAPSTASARPAAVREVARGVAPARPGPDRLGRHLIVAPGDPATGVWADAKRISIDQGVLGAPDQAVVFLRAAALAGERLVIELAVDFERQPMLMTDAAPEAVGAKFSFAGDELHLLIWANSVDARGAQPSWLALDHAIAAGLAATDDGVGDVTLPDGTRAWIDGGPMRFVDPIDGVAVIHATAIDHASFDVPITNTCAADLAPDQLAAVTHPGGAARIIAPAGSGKTRVLTERARHVLTNWRLPATAVSLVAFNKRAQEEMRERTPDLPSLHVRTLNAIALAIVNGSAPFAPQSRRWRTIDEPDVRRIIGDLVSFPRRRNSDPVAPWIEALSLVRLGLVSPSDAEARYDGDVDGFAAFWPSYRATLDKRGVVDFDDQIYRALMILLSDPVARRAAQRACRMMLVDEFQDLTPAHLLLIRLLAAPGGAVFGVGDDDQTIYGYNGADPGWLIDFAELFPGAGAHPLEVNYRCPAGVVDLADRLLRHNRRRVDKTIRAHSTDNGGWSIADSVDPVTASADAVRGALASGAAPAEVAVLARVNAVLAPVQVALVGEGIPISGGVGLEFMDRTSVRAVLAWLRLATAAERGRFLPDDLKEALRRPSRSFHPRINDWIAEQGSVVDLFNLAGRLNNERDADRLMEFAADIQKMQQEAKRGVPTSDLVFTLIDEIGLAGSVAGLDASRRGMNRSAQGDDLTAIQHLAALHDDTATFEQWLRGRLAAKRSTDGVVLSTVHRVKGQEWPHVVVHHVDAEQYPHRLADDVEEERRLFHVAITRASRHATIVTGPKPSPFVEELTTEPSPDRVISSHRPEPAPKSAPSKSKANPVDDLDPVAAARFEQLRALRTTLAAGKPAYVVFDNKTLAAIARSAPRSKQELARISGVGPAKLDKYGDDFVALLETLD; this is translated from the coding sequence GACCTGCCGAGCGCCGAGGTACCGCCTCCCGACGACGCCGCGTTCCTCGGGAACACCGCACCGCCCAGGTCTGCCACCGCATCGCGTCCGCCGGCCCCGAGCACGGCGTCAGCACGACCGGCCGCCGTTCGCGAGGTGGCCCGAGGCGTGGCACCGGCGCGTCCCGGCCCCGATCGTCTCGGTCGTCACCTCATCGTCGCACCCGGCGATCCCGCCACCGGAGTGTGGGCCGACGCCAAGCGCATCAGCATCGACCAAGGGGTGCTGGGTGCGCCCGACCAAGCGGTCGTCTTCTTGCGGGCGGCCGCGCTCGCCGGCGAGCGGTTGGTGATCGAACTGGCGGTCGATTTCGAACGTCAGCCGATGCTGATGACCGACGCAGCGCCCGAGGCGGTCGGTGCCAAGTTCTCGTTCGCCGGCGACGAGCTCCATCTCCTGATCTGGGCCAACTCGGTCGACGCACGCGGAGCGCAACCGTCGTGGCTCGCGCTCGACCACGCCATCGCCGCCGGCCTGGCCGCAACCGACGACGGCGTCGGCGACGTGACCCTGCCCGACGGGACGCGGGCATGGATCGATGGCGGGCCGATGCGGTTCGTCGATCCGATCGACGGCGTGGCCGTCATCCATGCCACTGCGATCGACCACGCTTCGTTCGACGTTCCGATCACCAACACGTGTGCTGCCGACCTGGCGCCCGATCAACTCGCAGCGGTGACGCACCCGGGTGGTGCAGCACGCATCATCGCCCCGGCGGGCTCCGGCAAGACGCGGGTGCTCACCGAGCGGGCCCGTCACGTGCTCACCAACTGGCGTCTCCCGGCAACCGCCGTGAGCCTCGTCGCGTTCAACAAGCGTGCCCAGGAGGAGATGCGCGAGCGGACCCCCGACCTTCCGAGCCTGCACGTGCGCACACTCAACGCCATCGCGCTCGCCATCGTCAACGGCAGCGCGCCGTTCGCCCCGCAGTCTCGTCGCTGGCGCACCATCGACGAGCCCGACGTCCGGCGGATCATCGGCGATCTCGTGTCGTTCCCGCGGCGGCGCAACAGCGACCCGGTCGCGCCGTGGATCGAAGCGCTCAGCCTCGTCCGGCTCGGTCTGGTGTCGCCGAGCGACGCCGAAGCTCGCTACGACGGTGACGTCGACGGGTTCGCCGCCTTCTGGCCGTCGTACCGAGCCACGCTCGACAAGCGCGGTGTGGTCGACTTCGACGACCAGATCTATCGCGCCCTCATGATCCTGTTGTCCGACCCGGTCGCTCGCCGCGCCGCTCAGCGCGCCTGCCGGATGATGCTGGTCGACGAGTTCCAAGACCTCACGCCGGCGCACCTCCTGCTGATCCGTCTGCTCGCCGCTCCCGGGGGAGCGGTGTTCGGTGTCGGCGACGACGACCAGACGATCTACGGCTACAACGGTGCCGACCCCGGGTGGCTCATCGACTTCGCCGAACTGTTCCCCGGTGCCGGTGCCCACCCGCTCGAGGTCAACTACCGCTGCCCGGCCGGTGTCGTCGACCTCGCCGACCGGTTGCTGCGGCACAACCGACGCCGAGTCGACAAGACCATTCGAGCGCACTCGACCGACAACGGTGGGTGGAGCATCGCCGATTCGGTCGACCCCGTCACGGCGTCGGCCGACGCGGTGCGCGGCGCGCTCGCCTCCGGCGCGGCACCCGCCGAGGTCGCGGTGTTGGCGCGGGTCAACGCCGTGCTGGCGCCGGTCCAGGTGGCGCTCGTCGGCGAAGGCATTCCGATCTCGGGCGGCGTCGGCCTCGAGTTCATGGACCGCACGTCGGTGAGAGCCGTGCTCGCCTGGCTGCGGCTCGCAACGGCGGCGGAGCGGGGCAGGTTCCTCCCCGACGACCTCAAGGAGGCGCTGCGTCGCCCGTCGCGTTCGTTCCATCCACGGATCAACGACTGGATCGCCGAGCAGGGCAGCGTGGTCGATCTGTTCAATCTGGCCGGTCGTCTGAACAACGAACGCGACGCCGACCGCCTGATGGAGTTCGCGGCCGACATCCAGAAGATGCAGCAGGAAGCGAAACGAGGTGTGCCGACCTCCGACCTCGTCTTCACCCTCATCGACGAGATCGGGCTCGCCGGCTCGGTCGCCGGTCTCGACGCCAGTCGGCGCGGCATGAACCGCTCGGCGCAGGGCGACGACCTCACGGCCATCCAGCACCTCGCGGCGTTGCACGACGACACCGCGACGTTCGAACAGTGGCTTCGTGGCCGCCTCGCGGCAAAGCGCTCGACCGACGGTGTCGTGCTGTCGACCGTCCACCGGGTCAAGGGGCAGGAGTGGCCGCACGTCGTCGTCCATCACGTCGACGCGGAGCAGTATCCGCATCGCCTCGCCGACGACGTGGAGGAGGAGCGCCGCCTGTTCCACGTGGCGATCACCCGAGCGAGCCGCCACGCCACCATCGTCACCGGACCGAAGCCGAGCCCGTTCGTCGAAGAACTCACCACCGAACCGTCACCCGACCGGGTCATCTCGTCGCACCGACCGGAGCCGGCGCCCAAGTCTGCACCGTCGAAGAGCAAGGCGAATCCCGTCGACGATCTCGACCCGGTGGCTGCGGCTCGGTTCGAGCAGCTTCGTGCACTCCGCACCACGCTCGCGGCCGGCAAGCCGGCGTACGTGGTGTTCGACAACAAGACCTTGGCCGCGATCGCTCGTTCGGCACCCAGGTCGAAGCAAGAGCTCGCCCGCATCTCGGGCGTCGGCCCGGCCAAGCTCGACAAGTACGGCGACGACTTCGTCGCCCTGCTCGAGACGCTCGACTGA